The Kribbella sp. NBC_00662 nucleotide sequence GGTAGAAGCGCTGAAGTAGCAGGAAGATCAGGACCACCGGGCCGGCGGCGAGGAGCGACATCGCGAACAGCGTCCCGTAGTCGATCTCGTTGGGGTTGATGAGGTTGACGATGCCGACCTGAGCCAGCTGCCGGCGCGGGTCGCTCATGATGATCAGCGGCCAGAGGAACGAGTCCCAGACGTAGATGAAGGTGGTCAGCCACACGGTCACCATCGCGGGCCAGACATTCGGGATGATCGCGTGCCGGAGGATGCGCGGCACACCCCCGCCGTCGACCATCACCGCTTCGTCGAGCGATCTCGGAATGTCGGCCATCGCCTGCCGGAGGATGAAGACTGCTACCGGCCCGGCCACCCACGGCAACAGCAGACCCCAGAACGAGTTGAGCTGGCCGAGTTCCTTGACGATCAGGAACAGCGGAACCGCCAGTGCCTCGAACGGGATGAACATCGTCGCGATCAGCAGATAGAAGATCACGCCTCGGCCGCGGAACGTCATACGTGCGAGGGGGAACGCGGCCAGCAGCGCCAGCACGACAGTGAGGCTGGATTGGACGAGTGCGAGTAGCAGGGTGTTGAGAACCTGCCGGATGAACTGCGGCTCGTGCGCGGCCGCGGAGAAGTTGCCGAGGGTCCCGGGAATCGGCAGGAAGGTGTGGAGATTGAGTGTGCCGCTGTACTTGAAGATCTCGCCGTTCGGCCGGAACGCGCTGACGAGGGCGAGCAGGATCGGCCCCAGGAATACGAGCACCACCAGAGCCTTCACGATGCGGAGGGCGAGTTGCGAACTCCGAGCGGTCGATGTCATGTCAGTACTCCCATCGAGCCCGGAGCAGGTACAGCTCGATGCCGGTGACAACGATCAGCAGGGCAACGAGGACCAGAGCCATCGCGTTGGCGAGACCTTGGTTGAAGAACACGAAGGCTTGTGTGTAGACGTGGTACGCCGCGACGTCGGTGGCGTTCTGTGGGCCGCCCCGGGTCATCACGAAGATCGGTGCGAACAACTGGAACGCTCCGATCGTCGTCGTGACGGTCGCCAGCTGGGTCGAGCGCTGCAGCAACGGCCACACGACGCGGCGAACCTGCTGCGGACCGGAGCATCCGTCGATCCGTGATGCCTCGAGGATCTCGGCCGGAACGGCGGTGAGGCCGGCGAGGTAGATCAGCATCGTGAATCCGGCGTCCCGCCAGACCGAGACGGCGACGATCACGACCTTGGCCGGGTCGGGGTTCGTCAACCAGCCGACCTTTTCGACGCCGACCAGGTGCAGCAGGGTGTTGACCAGACCGATCTCGCGGTCGAACAGGAACAGGAACACGATTCCGACGATGACGATCGGTGTGACGGCCGGAATCACCATGATCGTCCGGAGGAAGGAGTTGACCTTGCTGGTGCGGAAGAGCAGCAGCGCCGCCCCGAATCCAAGGCCGAGTTGAAGCGGGATCTTCACCAGTGCAAAGCCGACGGTGAGCAACAGCGAGTGGCGAAAGTCGCCGTCGGCGAGAGCCGTGTGGAAGTTCTCGATGCCGACGGACTGCTGCGCCTGGCCGCCGACGGTGAAGAATCGGGTGCTCGCCCAGACCGCTGCTCCGATCGGGCCGTACTTGTAAACGGCTATCAGGGCGAGCGTGGGTGTGAGGAGAATGAACGCCCAGAGCACGGAGTTGGTCGGCCGCCGGAGCCGGTGGCGTCGGGAACGCCGGCGGCGGGAAAGCGTCCGGCCGGCCGGACCGTCGAGCTCTCGGTCCGCCGCGCCGGACATGTCGCCGGCCGCCTCAGGCGGATCCGATCGGTCGAGCGCGAGCGCGCGGCGTGTTCCGGTCGTCATTTCGAGACCAGACTCGCGTACCGGTCGAGCTGGGTGTCGATCTGCTCGACCGCCTTGCTCACCGCGGCCTCGATCTTCGCGCCGGTCGAGATATCGGTCAGCATCTGGCTGTAGATGGTGTCGTACTCGGACCACCCAGGAGTGATCGGTCGCGGGACCGCCCACTGTGCAGCAGTGTCGGCGAAGACCTTCAACGGCTGCTTGGCGTACTCGGTCATCGCCGCCAGCGCGGACTTTCGCGCCGGTAGCGCATTCTGGTACTGAGCCATCAGCTTCGCGCCGCTCTGCGAGATCATGTAGGCGACGAGCTGGCCGGCGTACTCGATGTACTTCGACGTCGCGGACACACCGAGGTGGTACGAGTCCGTGTGCACGACCGGGGTGACGTGGAACGGATGGGGCATCGCGCCCCATTTCATGGCCGGGCTCTTCTCGCGGATACCGCTGACGGCGACGTCGGGATTCGTCAGCCAGAAGGCGATCTGGTTGTTGAAGAAGAAGTCCGGGGACTTGCTCTGCGGACTGAGGCCGTCGGCCTGGTAGAGATCTTGCAGGAACTGGTAAGCACTCATCGCCTCGGAGGTGTCGGCGTACCCGGCCACCTTCAGGCCGTCGTCGCTGATCGCCTTGTAGGTCGGGGAATCCTTGGCGCCGGCCGAACGGATCAGGTCGAGTCCGGTGTAGGTCCCTCCGCCGATGAAGTTGCCCTGCCCGAGGAAGATTCCCCAGAACTGGTTGTCGCCGCGGCGCTTCCGCTCACCTTTCTGGATCTCGACCAGGACGTCGCGAAAGTGCTTCCAGGTCCACGCCTGGCCGAGGTCGGTCGGCGGCGTGATGCCGTAACGGTCGAGGATCGTCTTGTTGTAGACGATCGCTTGGGAGCTCTCGTTGGTGGCCGGGCCGTAGAACTTGCCCTTCCAGAACGCGGCCGGTGTGGTGCCGGGCAGGAAGTCCTTGAGATCGTCGGCGGGGAAGTACTTGTCGAGTGGCGCGAGGATGCCGTTGGCGGCGTACCCCTCGAGGGCCGGTCCGTCGACGATCAGCACGTCGGGGCTGTCCGGCTGGTTGGGGATGGCGCGGATGCGACGGTCCCAGTCGGCCCACGGCACCGTGTTGAAGCCGACCTGGATGCCGGACTGCGCCGTCCACGCGGCCATCAGCTTCTTGCCCGCGTTGTCCAGCGAATCGTAGGGAACCCACAGCGAGGACAGCGTGGACGGCTTGGCCGCCGACTGCTTGGTCCCGTCGCCGCAGGCGGCCAGCAGCCCGGGCCCGAGTGCGAGACCGAGTCCGGTCAGGCCGGCCCGGCGCAGGAACTGCCTGCGATCGAGTGCACTGCTCATGGGGATGACCCCTTTCCATCGAACTCGAGGGGCGATTGGTATGGATGTCCGTACCATAGCCCGTGATGTCGTGATCGCCTAGTGGTAACCCGGATTCACGTCCACGCCAGTGGTACGGATGTACGTATGATTAGGACCATGACCACGCTCAGTCGCGGAACCACGGTGGATCGCACGCTGCCCGTGCCCGCCTACCACCAGGTGGCGAGATCGCTCAAGGCGCGCATCGACCACGGTGACTGGCGGCCGGGGGAGAAGCTGCCGACCGAGATCGAGCTGTCCCGGGAGTACGACGTCAGTCGGGCGACCGTCCGGCAGGCCCTGAGTGACCTGTCTCGTGACGCGTTCATCAGTCGTGAGCAAGGCAAGGGGACGTTCGTCCTCAAGACCCCGACGCCGCTACTTCACGATCTGAGTCTGCCGCTGGGTCTGGCGGACCGCTCCCGTACCCAAGGCCTGCGGCTGGACGCCCGAGTGACCCGGCTGGAACGCACCACCCGGGTGTCCGCCTCCGTGGCTGAGCAACTCGGCCTACGTCCGTCGGAACCCGTGGTGGCGCTGGAGCGCGTGATGAGCATCAACGACATTCCCAGTGCGTTGAGCCTGTCGTGGCTCCCGGAGGCCTTGGTTCCCGATCTGATCTCGACCGGCCTCGTCGACGGCTCGATCTCGACGACGTTGCGGGACCACTATGACCTGGTGGCTGCTCGCTACGAGAACTTGCTGGAGGTCCACGGCGCAGACCCCGGGCAAGCCTCGTTGTTGTCCGTCGGTGTCGATTCACCGCTGATCCTGCTGGCCGCGATGAGCTTCACTGCCGCGGGGAAGCCCCTCGAGGCATCGTGGACGTACTGGCGGAGCGACCGGGTTCGGTTCCGCTTCGATGTCCACGCATCCGGCCCCGAGGTCGCTCACGCTGACGTCTGACGTCGGCCTACATCCCTTTCAGGGCTCGAAGTTCGACGACCGGGGGAGTCGTTTCCAGGGCGGATCCGGCCAACAGATCCCAGAAGACGCGGCCCGGCCTGCGACGATGCGCCGGCGTGGTGCGGAGGGTTCGGGTCGGCGTGACGATCCAGTCGACCGGCGCATCGTGATCGAGGCCGGCGAGATCGTCCTCCACGACCTGGCAGTCGTGGACCAGATCCACGATCTGTGCGTCCGGGCCGGCCACTCCGGTCTCGCTCATCAGGGCCCACTCCAGGTCGAAGTACCCGTGTCCCTTGCCGAAGCGCACGCCGTTCGTCGCCACCGCTGAACCGCCGGTGGCCAGCAGACCGATCGGCTCTCCGGTCGAGAGTTCGGCCAGAGTGGTCGGGGTCGCGAATGTGTCCATTCCGTCGAGAGTCGCGGCATACCGCTCCTCGCCCGCGGGGACCGTCCCGGGCTCGAGCACCAGGAAGCCGCGAGTGATCGCGTAGGTGGTCATGACCACGGTCTTGCCGTCGAGAATCGCGTGCCGCCGGAGGTGTTCGGTGGCGTTGTCCGGCGTGATGAACAGGCGACCACAGGCTTGATAGGCCTCGAGTTGTCTCACTCGGAGGGCGCTCTGCTCGCTGCCTTCGAAGTCGGCGATGAAGCTGGAGAAGTCCCAGTGGAACCGGGAGTCGGGGCGGCACACGCGCAGCATCTCTCGCCAGATCCGCTCGCGGTGCTCATGGCGGGCCGCGAGCTGGTTCGCATCGAGCATCCGCTGGTGTGAATCGGCCATGGAAGGTCCTCCTGGTGCCAGAGCATGATTTGTACGGTAGTCCGTACAACTTAAGTCATCAGATCCAGGATCTCCATCGGATGACGCTTGAAATCCCACTTGCGGGCACAGATGATGCGACATATGGTCCGGTTAACCATACCTATTGAGGAGATACATGCGCACTTCCGCGTTGTGCTTCACGGGCCCAGGTCGCACGGATGTCCGCGACATCGAGCTGCCGCCGCTCGGATCCCGTGACCTCCTGGTCGACATCAAGGTCGGTGGGCTGTGCCGCGGGGATGTCGAGGTGTTCCGTGGTGATCCGGGAGTTCCGTATCCGTATCTCGGCGGACACGAAGGCGCGGGGACCGTCACCGCGGTCGGTCCGGAGGTGACACGGTTCAGGGTCGGTGACAACGTCGCATTGCTGGGCGACGGCAGGTTTCGCCGGCAGGCGGTCGCAGCCGAGCATCAGGCAGCCAAACTGCCGGACCACATCGACGACTGGACGAACTGGATCGTCGAGCCGATGGCCTGCTGCATCAACGGGATCGACGTCGCCGGGATCCGTGCCGACGACGTCGTGGCTGTCGTCGGCTGCGGCTTCATGGGACTGGGGATTCTGCGGGGCCTGGCGACGACGCCGGCTCGCCACACGCTTGCTTTCGATGTCCGGGACGAACGATTGGTCCAGGCTGCCGCGTCCGGCGCCACGAGCACACTGCGTTCGGACGGGCGCGAGGTCGACGACATCGTCGAGACCGTCGAGGCCGTCGTCGATCGGCGGCCGATGCCATCGGCGTACGTCCTCCCGGGTCTGCAGAACGGCCCGGCCGACGTCGTCTTCGAGACCTCGGGTACGGCGGCCGGGCTCGAGCTGGCCGTCGCTCTGGCGCGAGTCGGTGCGACTGTCGTCATGTTCGGTCACCAGCGAGGCAACGTCACGATCAACGGCACCACTTGGCACCTGAAAGGGCTGCGGGTTCTCAATGCCTCGCCGATGATCGCCGAGGACTTCCACCAGATCTTCTACCGGACGGCAGGCCTGATGAGCAGCGGCCGACTGGTGACCTCAGATCTGATCACTCACACCGGCACGCTCCACGACGCCGCCGAGGTGCTGAGCCATGCCGGCGAGCCGAGCTATGTGAAAGGCGCGCTCCTCCTCGAGCCCGGCGCCTGAGCTCGGTCCGACCCAATGCAGACAAGGAGACAGATATGAAGATCGGTGCGTTCCTTGCGTGTTTCGACAGTTGGCGCTTGGACGACGCGTTGTCGTTCCTTCGCGACAACGGCGCCGAGGTGGTCGAGCTGAGCACCTTCGGTCGAAGGGTTGCCATGGATTACGACCTCGATGCCCTTCTGGCCAGTGCGACCCTGCGTGATGAGCTTGCCGGCCGAGTCGCAGCGCACGGCTTGAGCATCAGCTCACTCAGCTGTCACGGCAACCCACTTCACCCGCAGGCAGAGATCGCCGAAGCGCAGATCGGTCTGTTCCGTGCGACCGTGTCGCTGGCATCCCAGCTCGGCGTGCAGACCGTCGTCGACTTCTCCGGCTGCCCCGGAGACGGACCGAACGCCACCTACCCCAACTGGGTCACCTGTGCCTGGCCGGACGACTTTCCCAGGATCCTCAGGTGGCAGTGGGAGGAGGCGATCATCCCGTACTGGAAGGAGACGGCGAAGTTCTGCGACGACCAGGGCGTACGCGTGGCGCTCGAGATGCACCCGGGTATGTCGGTCTACAACCCACGCAATCTGATCCGGTTGCGCGATGCGGTCTCGCCGACGATCGGGGCCAACCTGGATCCGAGCCATCTGATCTGGCAGCAGATCGACATCATCGCAGCGATCCGGTACCTCGGTGACGCGATCCACCATGTCCACATGAAGGATTGCGAGCTGCGAAGTCACCAGCTCGGCGAGGTCGGCGTACTCGACACCACACCGTTCGCCGAGTGGGACAGACGTGGATGGCTGTACCGAACCCTCGGACACGGCCGGAGCCCCGAATTCTGGAAGCAGTTCGTGACCGCCTTGAAGGAGGTCGGCTACACAGGCACCCTGAGCGTCGAACACGAGGATGTTCTGTACGACGCGGCCGACGGAACGGCCAAGGCCATCGCGTTGATCTCTGCCATTCGACCGGCCAGTGACGAACTGAACACCTGGTGGAACTGAGATGCGGACGGAATCCGGCGATCGTGGACCCGGCTACGACGACAGCCACGTAGATCCGGTCAACCGCGAAGCGCTGGCCTCGTATCGTTATACGGCCAACGTGCCCGTCCGAGGGCTCTACATCGACGGGCGGCCGGCTCTCAGCGGAATCGATCCGGACGGCGTCGGCGAGTACGTCATCATCACCGTGCGCGACCCGCTGTGCGGGTACGACGCAGACCCGGCCGAGCAGATCGCCGGACGGCTCGAGGACGCCCGTCCGGCCGGGCGAACCGGCATGTTCACGACCTGGACCGGCCGATATCGAGGGGCATCCATCAGCGTTGTCTCCGGCGGGTCCGGCTCGCCGGAGACCGAGTTGATCATGCATGAACTGCTCGAAAACACGAACGCGACAACCTTCATCAGGGTCGGTGGATCCGGCGGTATCCATCCGTCGGTATCGCCCGGCGATCTCGTCATCGCGCGCGGAGTGATGCGAGACGAAGGCATGACGGCGGCGTATGTCCCACCGTCGTGGCCGGCGGCCTGCTCACCTGAGGTGGTGCTCGCCCTTGCCCAGGCCGCGACCGACGCGGGCGCGCCACACCACGTCGGCATCACCCGATCCGCCGACAGTGACATTGTCGGCGGCGGTCGGCCCGGTGTCCGTGGATTCCTTCAGCCGTGGAACGCCGAGTTGCCCGACACGTTGATACGGGCCCAGGTGCTCAACGGTGACCGGGAGTCCGCAGCGGTGGTCACGCTGGCAACTCTCTTCGGACGACGTGCGGGCTCGATCTGCTCGGTCGCCGACAACCTGAGCACAGGTGCGACCTTTGCCGCTGGTGCAGGTCATCGCGCCGCGATCGATGTGGCCCTCGACGGCCTGGCTCTGTTGCACCAGATGGATCGGGTCGCCGCAGGTGCGGGCCTACCTCGCTGGCTACCGATGGCAGGGCAGGGTCCGTGCTCACTTGGTCAGCTGCATGGTGACCAGGGTCAGGAAGCGGTCGAAGTCGAGATCGCGGGCGACCGTGATGAGAGGGAGGTCGGTCCATTGGTGGTGGGCGCGGCGATCGACGACGGTCATGCCTCGGGTCAGGCGGTCGGCGGTGGCGACGTCGCAGCGGAGGTCGGTGGTCTTGATGAGTGTGCGGTCGATGGCGACGGCTACGGCGACGCTGTCGATCAATGAGCAGTACGATTGATAACCGCGTCCGTTGACGAACTCGACCACGCGCAGAGCCAGCGCGGCCTCGGGGGTCGTGGAGGCGCGGAGGGCATCGAGGTCGTGTTCGCGGAAGTTGATGCTCGGGTGGGTCGCGACATCCAGGCCGACGGCCACGAGGTCGAAGTCGGCCCGGAAGACTGATCGGGCGGCTTCCGGGTCGACGAAGATGTTCCATTCGCTGACCGGGTTGTCGCCCGTCGCCTGGCTCCACGCGTACGGCGTCTCCCCGAAGGAGCCGCCGATGATGATCAGCTCGCTGATCTTCTCCGGCAGACCGGGATCGAGCTCCAGTGCGCCTGCGATGTTCGTCAGCGGTCCGAGCGCGCACACCGTGATGTCGCCCGCGTGCTGGTTGACCACGTCCACGATCAGCTCGGCCGCGGTCCGTTCGTCGAGGCGCCGGCCGGACTCGGCGAAGTGGGACTCGGCCAGGCCGTCGCTGCCATGTGAGAACGGGTCCGACGGGTAGTTGCCGGAGACGGGCTGCAGTGGCCCCTGAGCGACGGGGATGTCGGGGGCGCCGAGCAGGTCGAGGATCTTGAGTGCGTTGGACGCGGTCCGGTCCGAGGGCAGGTTCCCGGTGACCGCGGTGATCGCTTTGACGTCGAGCGCCCCGGCCTTGTGTGCAAGGGCGATCGCCAGGGCATCGTCCATGCCCGGATCGGTGTCGATCAGCAGGTTCTTCATGAATGGGTATTATAAGCATAACAACATAACCAAGGGAGTCTGACGTGGCGCGGAAGGTTGCTGTGCTCTCGCATGCCGTCCTCGACGAGGTGTGCGAGCCGTCTGGCCGGCTCGCTCACGAGGAGGTCGGCGGGGCCGGTGCGTACGCCGCCGTCGGCGCCAGTCTCGTGTCGTTGCCGATGGCAAGCATGCTGGTGGCCGGAACCGGGGACGCCGACCTGGCCATGCTCCAGGACTGGTGCCGGGAACGCGCGATCGACTCGAGTGGGCTGTTCGTCGTCGGCGAGCGTGGACCCCGCACCCGCATCCAGTACTTCGCCGACGGCGAGCGCGAGGAGACGCCTGTCTACGGCCGATCCCATTTCGACGCCCACACGCCGTTGCCTCAGCACATCCCGTCAACAGCGGAGCTCGGAGCGATGTACCTGTTCCATGCCGACGAAGCGCCCTACTGGGAGCACATTGCTGCCTTCCGCTCCTCGGTGCCGATTCTGTGGGAGTTGTCCGCCGAGGCGACAGCCCTCGAGATCGTGAGGGAGCGGGCCGGTCTTGTCGATGTGGTGTCGCTGAACAGAGCTGAGGCGTTGTCGCTGTTCGGCCTGGCCTCGATCGATGAGGCCGCCAAGGCTGCCAGTGATCTGGCTCCGCTCGTCCTGCTGCGGCTCGGTGCCGAAGGCTCCCTCCTGCTCCACGCCGGCCGCCGGATCCAGCTCGCGGCGGCGCCGACCGTCGTCGTCGACCCGACAGGCGGTGGCAACAGTTACTCCGGCGCCTTCATCGCGGCGTACCAGGCGACCGGCGATCCGCTCCGCGCGGCCCGGCTCGCCGCGGCCGCCGCTGCGGTCGTCGTGGCGACAAGGGGAGCGCCGCGGGTCGACAGCGTCGTGCGAGCTGCCGTCGAGAACGCGGCGGACTCCCTTGTTGTGAAAGGAACCTGATGACGGACCTCAATGCCCTCTACGACAGCTACAAGTTCGCAGGCAACGTCCCGAAACGCGGGTTGCTCGTCGATGGACGGCCGGCGCTCTCGCGGATCGACCCGGCCAAGGTCGCGCGCTACGTCCTGTTGATGGTGCGCGACCCGCTCTGTGCGTACGACGACGATCCGGCCACCCAACTCGCCGCCGAACTGGACGACGCCGAGCGCATCGGCCGGTCGGGCATGTTCACGACCTGGAGCGGCAGCCACGAAGGCGTTCCGGTGACCGTGGTGTCCGGGGGGAGCGGCTCGCCCGAGGCGGAGTTGATCCTGCATGAGCTCCTCGAGTTCACAACCGCGGACACATTCATCCGCGTCGGCGGCTCGGGCGGTATTCATCCTTCGGTCGCGCCCGGCGATGTCGTCATCTCCTCGGGTGTCGTGCGCGACGAGGGGATGACGCAGGCATACATTCCGGCCGCTTATCCCGCGGTTGCCGCATACGAGGTCGTGCTCGCGATGGCGCGCGCGGCGGCCACGCTGGGCGTACCGCATCACGTCGGGGTGACTCGCTCGAGTGACAGCGACTTCTGCGGTGTCGGTCGGCCGTCGGTGGGCGGGTACTTCCAGCCCTGGCATCTGGACATTCTCGAGACCTGGGCGCGGGCCGGTGTCCTCAACGGGGATCGGGAGTCGGCTGCGATCGTCACGCTCGCCGCGCTGTTCGGGAAGCGTGGCGGATCGGTCTGTTCGGTCGCCGACAACGTCATCGCGGACCAGCCGTTCGTGGCGGGGGCGGGGCACCGGTCCGCGACAGACCTCGCGCTGGCCGGGCTCGTCGAGCTGGCGGCGATGGACGCCGCGGTCGCGGCGAACGACGTACCTCGATGGATTTCCGGATTACATTGACACCCTGAGATCAAAGGTCCTACGGTCAATACAACATAACCACCAGATGACCACGGTAGGAGCTCGGCATGAAACGTATGAGGCTCGTGACTGCCGCGATCGGTGTCGCGTCCGCCGTGGCACTGGTCCTCGCGGGCTGTTCTTCCGGCGACGCGGGCGGCGGCGGAAAGCAGACGCTCCAGCTGTGGTTCTGGGGTGCCCCGCCGCAACAGCAGCAGACGATGAAGCAGGTGCTGATCGACGGCTTCAACAAGTCGCAGGACAAGTACACGCTCCAGGTGACCTTCAACAACGCGGTCGACAAGAACGTGCAGGTCGCGCTGAGCGCCAACAAGGGCCCGGACATCGTGTACGGCTCGGGTCCCGCGTTCTCCGCGGCGTACGCCACCCAGGGCAAGCTCGCGGACATGACGCCGTACGCCGAGAAGTACGGCTGGGAGAAGCGTCTGCTGCCGGCGATGTATCAGTCCGGCACGGTCGACGGCAAGCTCTACTCGCTGCCGAACTCGATCGAGGACATCGGCGTCTTCTACAACAAGAAGGTGCTGGCCAAGCTCGGCGCCCAGCCGCCCAAGACGTACGCCGAGCTCGTCGCGACGATGGACAAGGCCGCCGCCGCGGGGATGTACCCGTCGGTGACCGGCAACCAGGGCTGGAAGCCGGTCAACCAGAACTACATCTCGCTGTTCCTGACCCAGGTCGCCGGCGGCAAGACGGTCTACAACGCCTTGCAGGGCACGATTCCGTGGACGGACCCCGCCATCGAGAAGGCCGTCCAGGCATCGGCCGACTTCTACAAGAAGGGGTATCTGGGCGGCAAGGACTATGCCACGCTGAACTTCGACCAGTCGGTCCAGTTGCTCAGCCAGGGCAAGTCACCGTTCATGCTCGGACCGAGCCTGATCTTCCAGTTCGCGTCGAACTACTTCAACGACAAGTCCGGTACGACGGACGACCTCGGCTGGCTGCCGTTCCCCAGTATCGCGGCCGGCCGCCCGTACCCGTACCCGACCCTGGGTACGACGGCATCGCTGTCGATCAACGCGGCATCGAAGAACAAGGACGGCGCTGCCGAGGTGATCGACTACATGATGACCGACAGCTTCACCAAGGAAATGAACAAGAGCTGGCCCGGCTACTGGGCCGTGCCGTTGAAGAACTTCGATCTCGACGCCGCGGACTACAGCGGACTGTCGAAGCCGTTCGTCACCGCCATGAAGGACACCATCGCGACGGTGAACGACGGCAGCTA carries:
- a CDS encoding carbohydrate ABC transporter permease; this translates as MTTGTRRALALDRSDPPEAAGDMSGAADRELDGPAGRTLSRRRRSRRHRLRRPTNSVLWAFILLTPTLALIAVYKYGPIGAAVWASTRFFTVGGQAQQSVGIENFHTALADGDFRHSLLLTVGFALVKIPLQLGLGFGAALLLFRTSKVNSFLRTIMVIPAVTPIVIVGIVFLFLFDREIGLVNTLLHLVGVEKVGWLTNPDPAKVVIVAVSVWRDAGFTMLIYLAGLTAVPAEILEASRIDGCSGPQQVRRVVWPLLQRSTQLATVTTTIGAFQLFAPIFVMTRGGPQNATDVAAYHVYTQAFVFFNQGLANAMALVLVALLIVVTGIELYLLRARWEY
- a CDS encoding nucleoside phosphorylase, with the protein product MTDLNALYDSYKFAGNVPKRGLLVDGRPALSRIDPAKVARYVLLMVRDPLCAYDDDPATQLAAELDDAERIGRSGMFTTWSGSHEGVPVTVVSGGSGSPEAELILHELLEFTTADTFIRVGGSGGIHPSVAPGDVVISSGVVRDEGMTQAYIPAAYPAVAAYEVVLAMARAAATLGVPHHVGVTRSSDSDFCGVGRPSVGGYFQPWHLDILETWARAGVLNGDRESAAIVTLAALFGKRGGSVCSVADNVIADQPFVAGAGHRSATDLALAGLVELAAMDAAVAANDVPRWISGLH
- a CDS encoding nucleoside hydrolase, coding for MKNLLIDTDPGMDDALAIALAHKAGALDVKAITAVTGNLPSDRTASNALKILDLLGAPDIPVAQGPLQPVSGNYPSDPFSHGSDGLAESHFAESGRRLDERTAAELIVDVVNQHAGDITVCALGPLTNIAGALELDPGLPEKISELIIIGGSFGETPYAWSQATGDNPVSEWNIFVDPEAARSVFRADFDLVAVGLDVATHPSINFREHDLDALRASTTPEAALALRVVEFVNGRGYQSYCSLIDSVAVAVAIDRTLIKTTDLRCDVATADRLTRGMTVVDRRAHHQWTDLPLITVARDLDFDRFLTLVTMQLTK
- a CDS encoding sugar phosphate isomerase/epimerase family protein; translated protein: MKIGAFLACFDSWRLDDALSFLRDNGAEVVELSTFGRRVAMDYDLDALLASATLRDELAGRVAAHGLSISSLSCHGNPLHPQAEIAEAQIGLFRATVSLASQLGVQTVVDFSGCPGDGPNATYPNWVTCAWPDDFPRILRWQWEEAIIPYWKETAKFCDDQGVRVALEMHPGMSVYNPRNLIRLRDAVSPTIGANLDPSHLIWQQIDIIAAIRYLGDAIHHVHMKDCELRSHQLGEVGVLDTTPFAEWDRRGWLYRTLGHGRSPEFWKQFVTALKEVGYTGTLSVEHEDVLYDAADGTAKAIALISAIRPASDELNTWWN
- a CDS encoding GntR family transcriptional regulator codes for the protein MTTLSRGTTVDRTLPVPAYHQVARSLKARIDHGDWRPGEKLPTEIELSREYDVSRATVRQALSDLSRDAFISREQGKGTFVLKTPTPLLHDLSLPLGLADRSRTQGLRLDARVTRLERTTRVSASVAEQLGLRPSEPVVALERVMSINDIPSALSLSWLPEALVPDLISTGLVDGSISTTLRDHYDLVAARYENLLEVHGADPGQASLLSVGVDSPLILLAAMSFTAAGKPLEASWTYWRSDRVRFRFDVHASGPEVAHADV
- a CDS encoding extracellular solute-binding protein; this encodes MSSALDRRQFLRRAGLTGLGLALGPGLLAACGDGTKQSAAKPSTLSSLWVPYDSLDNAGKKLMAAWTAQSGIQVGFNTVPWADWDRRIRAIPNQPDSPDVLIVDGPALEGYAANGILAPLDKYFPADDLKDFLPGTTPAAFWKGKFYGPATNESSQAIVYNKTILDRYGITPPTDLGQAWTWKHFRDVLVEIQKGERKRRGDNQFWGIFLGQGNFIGGGTYTGLDLIRSAGAKDSPTYKAISDDGLKVAGYADTSEAMSAYQFLQDLYQADGLSPQSKSPDFFFNNQIAFWLTNPDVAVSGIREKSPAMKWGAMPHPFHVTPVVHTDSYHLGVSATSKYIEYAGQLVAYMISQSGAKLMAQYQNALPARKSALAAMTEYAKQPLKVFADTAAQWAVPRPITPGWSEYDTIYSQMLTDISTGAKIEAAVSKAVEQIDTQLDRYASLVSK
- a CDS encoding carbohydrate ABC transporter permease, giving the protein MTSTARSSQLALRIVKALVVLVFLGPILLALVSAFRPNGEIFKYSGTLNLHTFLPIPGTLGNFSAAAHEPQFIRQVLNTLLLALVQSSLTVVLALLAAFPLARMTFRGRGVIFYLLIATMFIPFEALAVPLFLIVKELGQLNSFWGLLLPWVAGPVAVFILRQAMADIPRSLDEAVMVDGGGVPRILRHAIIPNVWPAMVTVWLTTFIYVWDSFLWPLIIMSDPRRQLAQVGIVNLINPNEIDYGTLFAMSLLAAGPVVLIFLLLQRFYQQGVTATGLK
- a CDS encoding carbohydrate kinase family protein, whose product is MARKVAVLSHAVLDEVCEPSGRLAHEEVGGAGAYAAVGASLVSLPMASMLVAGTGDADLAMLQDWCRERAIDSSGLFVVGERGPRTRIQYFADGEREETPVYGRSHFDAHTPLPQHIPSTAELGAMYLFHADEAPYWEHIAAFRSSVPILWELSAEATALEIVRERAGLVDVVSLNRAEALSLFGLASIDEAAKAASDLAPLVLLRLGAEGSLLLHAGRRIQLAAAPTVVVDPTGGGNSYSGAFIAAYQATGDPLRAARLAAAAAAVVVATRGAPRVDSVVRAAVENAADSLVVKGT
- a CDS encoding zinc-binding dehydrogenase, producing MRTSALCFTGPGRTDVRDIELPPLGSRDLLVDIKVGGLCRGDVEVFRGDPGVPYPYLGGHEGAGTVTAVGPEVTRFRVGDNVALLGDGRFRRQAVAAEHQAAKLPDHIDDWTNWIVEPMACCINGIDVAGIRADDVVAVVGCGFMGLGILRGLATTPARHTLAFDVRDERLVQAAASGATSTLRSDGREVDDIVETVEAVVDRRPMPSAYVLPGLQNGPADVVFETSGTAAGLELAVALARVGATVVMFGHQRGNVTINGTTWHLKGLRVLNASPMIAEDFHQIFYRTAGLMSSGRLVTSDLITHTGTLHDAAEVLSHAGEPSYVKGALLLEPGA
- a CDS encoding 5-formyltetrahydrofolate cyclo-ligase — translated: MADSHQRMLDANQLAARHEHRERIWREMLRVCRPDSRFHWDFSSFIADFEGSEQSALRVRQLEAYQACGRLFITPDNATEHLRRHAILDGKTVVMTTYAITRGFLVLEPGTVPAGEERYAATLDGMDTFATPTTLAELSTGEPIGLLATGGSAVATNGVRFGKGHGYFDLEWALMSETGVAGPDAQIVDLVHDCQVVEDDLAGLDHDAPVDWIVTPTRTLRTTPAHRRRPGRVFWDLLAGSALETTPPVVELRALKGM